Proteins from a genomic interval of Oceanispirochaeta crateris:
- a CDS encoding DegT/DnrJ/EryC1/StrS family aminotransferase, whose amino-acid sequence MTNQNIESIPFARPSLGQEEEEAVLKVLRSGWLTTGKEAQAFEDEFIRYTGAAHALAVNSATAGLHLILEALGVKEGDKVLTSSYTFTATAEVIRYCGGDPVFVDLAPGSMNMDPKDCEKKIKKLLDEGQNVKGILPVHIAGNPEGLEELFALSRRYGLFLVEDAAHCFPVPSKKGMIGTWTDAGVYSFYANKTITTGEGGMIVFQDPQLKERISAMRLHGIDKSVWDRYTSLKAPWEYDVIAPGFKYNLNDIAATIGRVQLRKAKELLNKRKALVQAYRTRLKDADFLDLPTWKEDHAWHLFIISLRLDKLNIDRNQFMNILRDRGIGTSVHYKPLHMMTYYRERYKLKEEDLPLATGLYHRVISLPLFPDMTMDQLERVCQVILETGESHRSKAEMESVK is encoded by the coding sequence ATGACGAACCAGAATATTGAATCCATCCCTTTTGCCCGGCCGTCTTTAGGGCAGGAGGAAGAGGAAGCCGTCCTCAAAGTTCTCAGAAGCGGCTGGTTGACGACAGGCAAGGAAGCCCAGGCTTTTGAAGATGAATTTATCCGGTATACCGGGGCTGCTCATGCTCTGGCTGTGAATTCGGCCACTGCTGGACTGCATCTGATCCTGGAGGCTCTGGGGGTAAAAGAGGGGGACAAGGTTCTCACCAGCAGCTACACCTTCACCGCCACAGCCGAGGTGATCCGTTACTGTGGAGGCGATCCGGTCTTTGTTGATCTGGCTCCTGGAAGCATGAATATGGACCCTAAGGATTGCGAAAAAAAAATCAAAAAACTATTGGATGAGGGACAAAATGTAAAGGGAATACTTCCCGTGCATATTGCCGGGAATCCCGAAGGACTGGAAGAACTCTTTGCTCTGAGCCGCCGCTACGGTCTGTTCCTGGTGGAGGATGCAGCCCACTGTTTTCCCGTTCCCTCAAAAAAAGGGATGATCGGTACCTGGACCGACGCGGGAGTCTATTCTTTCTATGCCAATAAGACAATCACCACAGGAGAGGGAGGCATGATCGTCTTTCAAGATCCTCAATTGAAGGAGAGGATCAGCGCCATGAGGCTCCACGGCATCGATAAATCGGTCTGGGACCGTTATACATCGCTGAAGGCTCCCTGGGAATACGATGTCATTGCCCCGGGGTTCAAATACAACCTCAATGATATTGCGGCCACTATCGGCAGGGTTCAACTCAGAAAAGCCAAGGAGCTTTTGAATAAACGCAAGGCTCTTGTTCAGGCTTATAGAACAAGACTCAAAGACGCTGATTTTCTTGACCTACCAACCTGGAAAGAAGATCATGCCTGGCATTTATTCATCATCAGCCTCAGATTGGACAAGCTCAACATTGACCGGAATCAATTCATGAATATACTAAGAGACAGGGGCATAGGGACTTCGGTTCATTACAAACCTCTTCATATGATGACCTATTACCGTGAACGGTATAAGTTGAAAGAGGAGGATCTGCCCCTTGCTACCGGTTTATACCACAGAGTCATCAGCCTTCCCCTATTCCCCGATATGACAATGGATCAGCTTGAAAGGGTTTGTCAGGTGATCCTTGAAACAGGTGAATCCCATAGAAGCAAAGCAGAGATGGAGAGTGTGAAATAA